One genomic segment of Rhizorhabdus phycosphaerae includes these proteins:
- a CDS encoding acyl carrier protein, which produces MADTLDLDPEWGAIDLIEELEATFGFKIKDEEAERCCTVGDVYDVVCAHTAGWDDQEGLCGSSMVFYRLRRALRFKDKRSITPSTPLAHLGPSPSKLMDGLAKRSGLRLPVHTLTGLGNTGAVSLLAGIVLSVVAAFNAHWLFAGASACGAIIGLILVCRDPGCFPNGIQTLGDLVHRAVPLNSKLVKEFGGRPAARWSILTAIAAEYGKLKPGDISTETYLHRKSLDEASAA; this is translated from the coding sequence ATGGCGGACACGTTGGACCTCGACCCCGAATGGGGTGCAATCGACCTGATCGAAGAACTCGAAGCCACGTTCGGGTTCAAGATAAAAGATGAAGAGGCAGAACGCTGCTGCACCGTGGGCGATGTCTATGACGTGGTTTGCGCACACACCGCTGGATGGGACGATCAGGAAGGTCTCTGCGGATCATCGATGGTGTTCTATCGATTGCGAAGGGCGCTGCGCTTTAAGGACAAACGGTCGATAACTCCAAGCACCCCTCTCGCTCATTTGGGACCTAGCCCAAGCAAGCTAATGGATGGGCTTGCCAAGCGAAGTGGGCTCCGCCTTCCTGTGCACACACTTACCGGGCTCGGTAACACTGGTGCGGTCAGTTTGCTTGCTGGGATCGTCCTTTCTGTTGTCGCCGCATTCAATGCGCATTGGCTGTTTGCTGGCGCTTCGGCCTGCGGAGCGATCATCGGTCTCATACTGGTGTGTCGTGATCCAGGCTGCTTTCCAAACGGAATCCAAACACTGGGTGATCTCGTTCATCGCGCAGTCCCGCTTAACTCAAAGCTGGTTAAGGAGTTCGGCGGCAGACCAGCGGCTCGTTGGTCAATCCTTACTGCGATCGCCGCGGAGTATGGGAAGCTAAAGCCAGGTGACATTTCGACCGAGACTTATCTGCACAGGAAAAGTCTGGACGAAGCCAGCGCTGCCTGA
- a CDS encoding Imm50 family immunity protein yields the protein MSETSNLPGWAAVIDWFGYSPNFHDAEVISIDLRRDPEESKVRVHAWRRNRDVTDQGYFRCDRHALVTFTIKGIRSLKLAGWNHQNVLSSLWAGQTDGGYVLELPEIYGVDGEIAAVDISVSIEPFNVS from the coding sequence ATGTCGGAGACGAGCAACCTTCCTGGCTGGGCGGCCGTGATTGATTGGTTCGGCTATTCCCCCAACTTTCATGACGCGGAGGTCATATCGATCGACCTCCGGCGTGATCCCGAAGAGTCCAAAGTGCGTGTGCACGCTTGGCGAAGAAATAGAGACGTGACCGACCAAGGCTATTTTCGGTGCGACCGCCATGCCCTTGTGACATTCACCATTAAAGGCATCAGGTCATTGAAGCTTGCAGGATGGAACCACCAAAACGTCCTTTCCTCGCTTTGGGCTGGCCAGACGGATGGTGGTTACGTCCTTGAACTGCCGGAGATCTATGGCGTGGATGGTGAGATCGCGGCGGTGGATATTTCTGTTTCTATCGAGCCGTTCAACGTGAGCTGA
- a CDS encoding DUF2199 domain-containing protein — protein sequence MSDSFICSICGEEHEGLITDWAYKLPDVVWEIPEEERTEKARFNDDLCQLGERYFIRCVLYVPIAGAPESFGWGAWAEVDLRTFERYLEIYDEDGSYEPKRPGTLANELRPYPGSLGAPVVIEFRDPTKRPSLHLKPDNGTLLAGEQRFGIDEGRFHEILHVIRR from the coding sequence TTGAGCGATAGTTTCATATGCTCGATTTGCGGAGAAGAGCACGAAGGTCTCATAACGGATTGGGCATACAAGCTGCCCGATGTTGTATGGGAGATTCCCGAGGAGGAGCGCACCGAGAAGGCAAGGTTCAATGACGATCTGTGCCAGCTTGGCGAACGCTATTTCATTCGGTGCGTCCTGTATGTCCCGATTGCTGGTGCGCCGGAGAGCTTCGGTTGGGGAGCTTGGGCCGAGGTCGATTTGCGGACTTTCGAGCGCTATTTGGAGATTTACGACGAGGACGGTTCCTACGAACCGAAGCGTCCCGGAACACTCGCTAACGAACTCCGCCCCTATCCGGGCTCGCTTGGCGCTCCGGTCGTTATCGAGTTTCGAGACCCCACGAAACGTCCCTCCCTCCATCTCAAGCCAGACAACGGGACTTTATTGGCAGGAGAACAGCGTTTCGGCATCGACGAAGGCCGCTTCCATGAAATCCTTCATGTCATCAGGCGATAG